One part of the Nostoc sp. PCC 7120 = FACHB-418 genome encodes these proteins:
- a CDS encoding rubrerythrin family protein, whose translation MDLSNFTTLQNLEAAFGGESMANRKYLFFAEVARKLGFTDLAKLFRETAEQETEHAFAHFELLHPELVVENPSALTDEQKREIVSRCLSLAIEGETYEYTTMYPDFAASAQSDRDHPAAEEFLKQAQESSEHASTFREAAHRFGLLKFIENYHADRYTEALEVLNGGQPVTRVAGEDPSTRKWICRQCSMIYDPVAGDPDSGIAPGTPFEDIPNDWQCPICGATKKTFKLLEEKIAA comes from the coding sequence ATGGATTTATCAAACTTTACTACACTGCAAAACTTAGAAGCTGCCTTTGGTGGTGAATCGATGGCAAATCGTAAGTATTTATTTTTTGCCGAAGTAGCCCGTAAGTTGGGATTTACAGATTTAGCTAAACTATTTCGTGAAACAGCAGAGCAAGAAACAGAACACGCTTTTGCCCATTTTGAGTTGCTACATCCCGAATTGGTTGTAGAAAATCCCTCTGCCTTAACTGACGAACAAAAGCGAGAAATTGTCTCTCGGTGTTTATCTTTGGCTATTGAAGGCGAAACCTACGAGTACACTACAATGTATCCAGATTTTGCCGCATCTGCCCAAAGCGATCGCGATCATCCGGCGGCGGAAGAATTTCTCAAACAAGCGCAAGAATCTAGCGAACACGCCAGCACTTTCCGTGAAGCTGCACATCGCTTTGGTTTATTGAAGTTTATCGAAAATTACCACGCGGATCGCTACACTGAAGCATTAGAAGTATTAAATGGTGGACAACCTGTTACCAGAGTGGCCGGCGAAGATCCCAGCACTCGCAAATGGATTTGCAGACAATGCAGCATGATTTATGATCCTGTTGCTGGTGATCCCGATTCTGGTATTGCGCCAGGTACACCATTTGAAGATATCCCTAATGATTGGCAATGTCCGATTTGTGGTGCTACCAAAAAGACTTTTAAACTACTTGAGGAAAAAATTGCTGCTTAG